One region of Oryza sativa Japonica Group chromosome 10, ASM3414082v1 genomic DNA includes:
- the LOC4348542 gene encoding shewanella-like protein phosphatase 1: MAVLPPPVRVAAAAAATTFGLSTSPAAATPAGCRRCGPRGRAAVHVAISASGRASFSRGAAGDGGGGRPAITVAGDPPTFVTAPGRRIVAVGDLHGDLNQTRAALVMAGLLSSESDGHVWTGGQTVLVQVGDILDRGEDEIAILSLLSSLNMQAKSQGGAVFQVNGNHETINVEGDYRYVDPGAFDECIRFMEYLDECDGNWDDAFLNWVNVCERWKEEYPMSPNGDWRPWNFVKKQKGIAARSSLFKRGGPLACELARHPVVLSVNDWIFCHGGLLPHHVEYGIERMNREVSVWMKSSSGDSDDELDIPFIATRGYDSVVWSRLYSQGPTEMTRHSWKLSSVVAERTLKSVGAKGMVVGHTPQTRGVNCKCDGKVWCVDVGMSYGVLYSRPEVLEIINDRPRVLKNRRDSYDEMEVLDFI, translated from the exons ATGGCggtgctcccgccgccggtgagggttgcggctgcggctgccgcCACCACGTTCGGGCtctcgacgtcgccggcggcggcgacgccagcTGGTTGCCGTCGTTGTGGTCCTAGAGGCCGCGCTGCCGTGCACGTGGCCATCAGCGCGAGCGGGCGGGCTTCTTTCTCGCGCGGTGCGgctggtgatggcggcggcggccgaccggCCATCACCGTCGCCGGTGACCCGCCCACGTTCGTCaccgcgcccggccgccgcatcgTCGCCG TCGGTGACCTCCACGGTGATCTAAACCAAACGAGGGCGGCGCTAGTGATGGCTGGTCTCCTGAGCTCGGAATCGGATGGCCATGTATGGACAGGAGGGCAGACG GTGCTGGTTCAAGTTGGAGATATCCTTGACCGTGGCGAAGATGAAATCGCGATACTATCTCTCTTAAGTTCACTGAATATGCAGGCGAAATCTCAAGGGGGTGCTGTGTTTCAG GTTAATGGAAATCACGAAACCATAAATGTGGAAGGCGATTATCGGTATGTAGATCCAGGAGCATTTGACGAGTGCATACGCTTCATGGAGTATTTGGATGAATGTGATGGCAACTGGGATGATGCTTTTCTCAACTGGGTTAATGTTTGTGAAAGATGGAAGGAAGAATATCCAATGTCACCTAATGGTGACTGGCGTCCTTGGAACTTTGTCAAG AAGCAGAAAGGTATTGCTGCTAGATCATCACTTTTCAAGCGAGGTGGCCCGTTAGCTTGTGAATTGGCGCGACATCCTGTTGTGCTAAGTGTTAATGACTGGATCTTTTGCCACGGCGGCCTTCTTCCTCATCATG TCGAATATGGTATCGAGCGTATGAACAGAGAAGTTTCGGTTTGGATGAAAAGTTCAAGTGGAGACAGTGATGATGAATTAGATATCCCCTTCATAGCAACTAGAGGTTATGACAGTGTAGTATGGAGTCGTTTGTACTCACAAGGCCCTACGGAAATGACGCGTCATTCCTGGAAG CTATCTTCTGTGGTTGCTGAACGAACACTGAAATCTGTGGGAGCAAAAGGGATGGTTGTAGGGCACACACCCCAGACTCGTGGAGTGAATTG CAAATGCGATGGCAAGGTTTGGTGTGTTGATGTGGGCATGTCTTATGGTGTTCTCTATTCAAGGCCAGAG GTCCTAGAAATAATCAATGACAGACCAAGGGTTTTGAAGAATCGGAGGGACTCATACGACGAGATGGAAGTTTTAGACTTCATATAA
- the LOC4348543 gene encoding subtilisin-like protease SBT1.8 gives MELHLVLVLVLLLAAAAHPIAFADAGAAGNATTTTYIVFMDPARLPAAGHAAHLQSLAIDPDRHLLYSYSAAAHGFAAALLPHHLPLLRASPGVLQVVPDEVFDLHTTRTPEFLGLLSPAYQPAIHGFEAATHDVVIGVLDTGVWPESPSFAGGDLPPPPARWKGVCEAGVDFSPSVCGRKLVGARSFSRGLRAANGGGGGGARGGVGRKGFVSARDRDGHGTHTATTAAGAVVANASLLGYATGTARGMAPGARVAAYKVCWPEGCLGSDILAGIDAAVADGVGVLSLSLGGGSAPYFRDTVAVGAFGAAAAGVFVACSAGNSGPSGATVANSAPWVATVGAGTLDRDFPAYVTLPTGARLAGVSLYAGPSPSPRPAMLPLVYGGGGDNASRLCLPGTLDPAAVRGKIVLCDRGVNARVEKGAVVKAAGGAGMVLANTAASGEELVADSHLLPAVAVGKLAGDKIREYASRRAAGGAGAPMAILSFGGTVLGVRPSPVVAAFSSRGPNTVVPEILKPDMIGPGVNILAGWSGVAGPTGLVKDGRRTHFNIISGTSMSCPHISGVAALLKAAHPEWSPAAIKSALMTTAYTVDNTNSSLRDAAGGLLATPFAFGAGHVDPQKALSPGLLYDISTKDYVSFLCSLNYTTPHIQVITKMSNITCPRKFRPGDLNYPSFSVVFKKKSKHVMRFRREVTNVGPAMSVYNVKVSGPASVSVKVTPAKLVFNKVGQKQRYYVIFASTVDASNAKPDFGWISWMSSQHVVRSPIAYTWKI, from the exons ATGGAGCTCcacctcgtcctcgtcctcgtcctcctcctcgccgcggcggcgcacccAATCGCCTTCGCCGACGCGGGAGCAGCCGGCAATGCGACGACGACCACCTACATCGTGTTCATGGACCCGGCGCgcttgccggcggcggggcACGCGGCGCACCTCCAGTCGCTCGCCATCGACCCGGACAGGCACCTGCTCTACTCCtactccgccgccgcgcacggcttcgcggcggcgctgctcccgCACCACCTGCCGCTGCTCCGGGCCAGCCCCGGCGTGCTCCAGGTGGTGCCCGACGAGGTGTTCGACCTGCACACCACCCGCACCCCGGAGTTCTTGGGGCTGCTCTCCCCGGCGTACCAGCCTGCCATCCATGGCTTCGAGGCCGCCACGCATGACGTGGTCATTGGGGTTCTTGATACTGGTGTTTGGCCCGAGTCGCCGAGCTTTGCCGGTGGCgacctgccgccgcctcccgcgagGTGGAAGGGGGTGTGTGAGGCGGGCGTCGATTTCTCGCCGAGCGTGTGCGGGAGGAAGCTCGTCGGCGCGCGGAGCTTCTCGCGCGGGCTCCGTGCGGCgaacggcggtggtggtggtggtgcaagGGGCGGCGTGGGGAGGAAGGGGTTCGTCTCGGCGCGGGATAGGGATGGGCACGGGACGcacacggcgacgacggcggcgggcgcggtggtggcgaacGCGAGCTTGCTCGGGTATGCCACTGGCACGGCGCGCGGGATGGCGCCCGGGGCGCGCGTCGCCGCGTACAAGGTGTGCTGGCCGGAGGGGTGCCTCGGCTCCGACATTCTCGCCGGCATTGACGCTGCCGTGGCCGACGGGGTCGGCGTGCTCTCCCTGTccctcggcggcggctcggcgccgtACTTCCGGGACACCGTCGCGGTGGGTGCGttcggcgccgcggcggccggcgtgtTCGTCGCGTGCTCGGCCGGCAACTCCGGCCCGTCGGGCGCCACGGTCGCGAACTCCGCGCCGTGGGTCGCCACCGTTGGCGCCGGCACGCTCGACCGCGACTTCCCAGCCTACGTCACGCTCCCCACCGGGGCGCGCCTCGCCGGCGTGTCCCTCTACGCTGGGCCCTCACCGTCTCCCCGCCCCGCCATGCTCCCCCTcgtctacggcggcggcggcgacaacgccAGCAGGCTCTGCCTGCCCGGAACGCTCGACCCGGCCGCCGTGCGCGGTAAGATCGTGCTCTGCGACCGCGGCGTTAACGCGCGCGTGGAGAAGGGCGCCGTCGTCAaggccgcgggcggcgccgggATGGTGCTGGCCAACACCGCCGCCAGCGGGGAGGAGCTCGTGGCGGACAgccacctcctccccgccgtcgcggtggggaagctcgccggcgacaaGATACGCGAGtacgcctcgcgccgcgccgccggcggcgccggcgcgccgaTGGCAATTCTGAGCTTCGGCGGCACGGTTCTTGGCGTCCGGCCATCTCCCGTCGTGGCGGCGTTCAGCTCGCGCGGCCCGAACACCGTCGTGCCGGAGATCTTGAAGCCGGACATGATTGGCCCCGGGGTGAACATCCTCGCCGGCTGGTCCGGCGTCGCCGGGCCGACGGGGCTCGTCAAAGACGGCCGCCGGACACACTTCAACATCATCTCCG GTACATCGATGTCGTGCCCTCACATCAGTGGAGTTGCGGCACTCCTGAAGGCCGCACACCCCGAATGGAGCCCTGCCGCGATCAAGTCTGCTCTGATGACCACTGCTTACACCGTCGACAACACAAACTCTTCTCTCCGAGATGCTGCTGGAGGCTTGCTTGCAACCCCATTCGCCTTCGGCGCAGGCCATGTCGACCCGCAGAAGGCGCTATCTCCAGGCCTTCTATACGACATCTCGACTAAGGACTATGTTTCCTTCCTCTGCTCCCTGAACTACACCACACCACATATCCAAGTGATCACTAAGATGTCCAACATCACCTGCCCAAGAAAATTCCGGCCCGGCGACCTCAACTATCCCTCGTTTTCGGTTGTGttcaagaagaaatcaaagcaTGTTATGAGGTTCAGAAGGGAGGTAACCAATGTCGGCCCAGCAATGTCTGTTTACAATGTGAAGGTCAGTGGCCCTGCATCAGTCAGTGTGAAGGTGACACCAGCAAAGCTTGTGTTCAACAAGGTAGGGCAGAAGCAGAGATACTATGTCATATTCGCGTCTACGGTTGACGCAAGCAATGCGAAACCAGATTTCGGTTGGATATCCTGGATGAGCAGCCAGCATGTTGTTCGGAGTCCGATCGCGTATACATGGAAGATCTGA
- the LOC4348544 gene encoding putative disease resistance protein RGA3 isoform X2, giving the protein MEMILDALASYLGEQFAKMVKDEAGMLLGASGEVEKLTGMLSRLKKFLANAERRHITDAKEGEYVHEWVRKLKDAMYDATDIVDDVHLKSEQRRERYASPYPGSCSNSSLLWCLQDPLFAHRIGSRVKELNERMDGLFKQAEADQQADTDRLKSSSTPGNPHSGNPRRTAPGIIHEDIVGDKIEEDKRMLVDWLINHDKKYLVVAIQGVGGIGKTTLAKKIFHDQAIQDTFDVKIWLSVTQDFNEAHLLKTAIAMAKSDKQQIPAVEDMALLEDALVEALRGKMLLLVMDDMWTEKAWDNGLRVPITKACAPGTCVLVTTRNEDVAKVMKAAHTHQVTKLRLDDSWTLLQKQAALSVSEIEIVQECGMKIAEKCDGLPLAIKVIGVVLCKKNATKMQQKMLGKRFYAIRYGQKWDFLKN; this is encoded by the exons ATGGAGATGATCCTGGATGCCCTTGCATCCTACCTCGGCGAGCAGTTCGCCAAGATGGTGAAAGACGAGGCAGGGATGCTGCTTGGCGCTTCTGGCGAGGTCGAGAAGCTGACAGGCATGCTGAGCAGGCTCAAGAAGTTCCTGGCCAACGCGGAGAGGCGGCACATCACCGATGCCAAGGAAGGAGAATATGTGCATGAGTGGGTGAGGAAGCTCAAGGATGCCATGTACGACGCCACCGACATCGTCGATGACGTTCATCTCAAGTCGGAGCAGCGGCGCGAGCGGTATGCGTCTCCGTATCCAGGCAGCTGCTCCAACTCCTCCTTGCTCTGGTGCTTGCAGGATCCCCTCTTCGCCCACAGGATCGGAAGCCGAGTGAAGGAGCTCAATGAGAGGATGGATGGCCTCTTCAAGCAGGCTGAAGCTGACCAGCAGGCTGACACTGACCGACTCAAATCCAGCTCAACCCCTGGCAACCCTCATAGTGGCAACCCTAGGAGGACAGCCCCCGGGATCATCCACGAAGACATCGTCGGTGACAAGATTGAAGAAGATAAGAGGATGCTGGTGGACTGGCTCATCAACCATGACAAGAAGTATCTGGTGGTTGCCATCCAAGGCGTCGGTGGGATCGGCAAGACCACCCTTGCCAAGAAGATCTTCCATGATCAGGCGATTCAAGACACCTTTGATGTAAAGATATGGTTGAGTGTCACTCAGGACTTCAATGAGGCTCATCTTCTCAAAACCGCCATTGCCATGGCAAAGTCAGATAAGCAACAAATCCCTGCCGTTGAAGACATGGCCCTGCTTGAGGATGCCCTGGTGGAAGCCCTGAGAGGTAAGATGCTGTTGCTGGTAATGGACGACATGTGGACTGAGAAGGCATGGGACAATGGGCTCAGAGTCCCAATCACCAAAGCCTGTGCTCCAGGGACTTGTGTCCTTGTAACCACAAGAAATGAAGATGTTGCTAAAGTGATGAAAGCTGCTCACACGCACCAAGTCACCAAACTAAGACTCGATGATTCCTGGACATTGCTCCAGAAACAG GCTGCCTTGAGTGTATCAGAGATCGAGATAGTACAAGAATGTGGGATGAAAATTGCAGAAAAATGTGATGGTTTACCACTGGCAATTAAAGTAATAGGAGTTGTCTTATGCAAGAAAAATGCAACAAAAATGCAACAAAAAATGCTTGGGAAGAGGTTTTACGCAATCAGATATGGTCAAAAATGGGACTTCCTGAAGAACTAA
- the LOC4348544 gene encoding putative disease resistance protein RGA3 isoform X3 — protein MEMILDALASYLGEQFAKMVKDEAGMLLGASGEVEKLTGMLSRLKKFLANAERRHITDAKEGEYVHEWVRKLKDAMYDATDIVDDVHLKSEQRRERYASPYPGSCSNSSLLWCLQDPLFAHRIGSRVKELNERMDGLFKQAEADQQADTDRLKSSSTPGNPHSGNPRRTAPGIIHEDIVGDKIEEDKRMLVDWLINHDKKYLVVAIQGVGGIGKTTLAKKIFHDQAIQDTFDVKIWLSVTQDFNEAHLLKTAIAMAKSDKQQIPAVEDMALLEDALVEALRGKMLLLVMDDMWTEKAWDNGLRVPITKACAPGTCVLVTTRNEDVAKVMKAAHTHQVTKLRLDDSWTLLQKQSIRLHQSQAVYVINKTSKITSARFTDITGHRW, from the exons ATGGAGATGATCCTGGATGCCCTTGCATCCTACCTCGGCGAGCAGTTCGCCAAGATGGTGAAAGACGAGGCAGGGATGCTGCTTGGCGCTTCTGGCGAGGTCGAGAAGCTGACAGGCATGCTGAGCAGGCTCAAGAAGTTCCTGGCCAACGCGGAGAGGCGGCACATCACCGATGCCAAGGAAGGAGAATATGTGCATGAGTGGGTGAGGAAGCTCAAGGATGCCATGTACGACGCCACCGACATCGTCGATGACGTTCATCTCAAGTCGGAGCAGCGGCGCGAGCGGTATGCGTCTCCGTATCCAGGCAGCTGCTCCAACTCCTCCTTGCTCTGGTGCTTGCAGGATCCCCTCTTCGCCCACAGGATCGGAAGCCGAGTGAAGGAGCTCAATGAGAGGATGGATGGCCTCTTCAAGCAGGCTGAAGCTGACCAGCAGGCTGACACTGACCGACTCAAATCCAGCTCAACCCCTGGCAACCCTCATAGTGGCAACCCTAGGAGGACAGCCCCCGGGATCATCCACGAAGACATCGTCGGTGACAAGATTGAAGAAGATAAGAGGATGCTGGTGGACTGGCTCATCAACCATGACAAGAAGTATCTGGTGGTTGCCATCCAAGGCGTCGGTGGGATCGGCAAGACCACCCTTGCCAAGAAGATCTTCCATGATCAGGCGATTCAAGACACCTTTGATGTAAAGATATGGTTGAGTGTCACTCAGGACTTCAATGAGGCTCATCTTCTCAAAACCGCCATTGCCATGGCAAAGTCAGATAAGCAACAAATCCCTGCCGTTGAAGACATGGCCCTGCTTGAGGATGCCCTGGTGGAAGCCCTGAGAGGTAAGATGCTGTTGCTGGTAATGGACGACATGTGGACTGAGAAGGCATGGGACAATGGGCTCAGAGTCCCAATCACCAAAGCCTGTGCTCCAGGGACTTGTGTCCTTGTAACCACAAGAAATGAAGATGTTGCTAAAGTGATGAAAGCTGCTCACACGCACCAAGTCACCAAACTAAGACTCGATGATTCCTGGACATTGCTCCAGAAACAG TCAATCCGGCTTCATCAAAGTCAAGCAGTGTACGTAATCAATAAAACTAGTAAGATTACCTCTGCACGTTTTACAGATATTACCGGACATAGGTGGTAA